From one Triticum urartu cultivar G1812 chromosome 3, Tu2.1, whole genome shotgun sequence genomic stretch:
- the LOC125546722 gene encoding uncharacterized protein LOC125546722 — protein sequence MIDTKAQKVCFAEDGSDVVEFLAGLLSLPLGTVVDLLTKERMVGWIGNVLGSVEKLDANYKSKELRLSPAVTPATIPLLKQLLGTQLSNGTDTFYTCEGRKTGAYPGVGTSCGYLSVIRNRVCPRCNCYMHRAMTPAAETNGTLVAAAPPTTTPLPVGMYTVGDDLSVTSASFFATISLLGIKDLSALQEKTVKIGKEEALEIFAASLKSKTVLSDVFLPKKNAHHKREHPEGVIHV from the exons ATGATCGACAccaaggcccagaaggtgtgcttcGCCGAGGATGGAAGCGACGTCGTGGAGTTCCTCGCGGGCCTCCTGTCCCTGCCGCTGGGCACCGTAGTCGACCTACTGACCAAGGAGCGCATGGTCGGCTGGATCGGCAACGTGCTCGGGAGCGTGGAGAAGCTAGATGCGAACTACAAGAGCAAGGAGTTGCGCCTTAGCCCAGCCGTCACCCCGGCCACGATCCCCCTCCTAAAGCAGCTGTTGGGCACACAACTCAGCAACGGTACTGACACCTTCTACACATGTGAAGGCCGTAAAACTGGCGCCTACCCAGGCGTAGGCACTAGCTGTGGATATCTATCGGTGATACGTAACAGAGTCTGCCCTAGATGCAACTGTTATATGCACAGGGCTATGACGCCCGCCGCCGAAACGAATGGGACCCTGGTGGCCGCGGCACCACCGACGACCACGCCGTTACCTGTGGGCATGTACACTGTCGGGGATGACCTGTCTGTGACTTCGGCCTCTTTTTTCGCGACGATCTCGCTGTTGGGCATCAAGGACCTCAGCGCCTTGCAGGAAAAGACAGTGAAGATCGGCAAGGAAGAG GCACTAGAGATATTTGCTGCTTCCCTGAAGTCCAAGACCGTCCTGTCGGATGTCTTTCTGCCGAAGAAGAATGCTCACCACAAGAGAGAACATCCTGAGGGAGTCATTCATGTATGA